The window GTCGTGGGAGCGTGCGCCTGCGGTCGATTCGGTGGTCACGAATGTGACTCTAATCGTTGGGCCGGTAACGTTGACAGCATGGCCACCCCCGCATCTGCCGAGTTCACCCGCCCAGCCTTGGCCCCCGGCATCCTCGGTGCTCTCGTGTTGTTTGCCGGGTTGGCGCTGCTCGACAGCGATGGCTACCTGTTTATTCGGTTCGGAGTGTGCATTCTCGCGGTCATCTGCGCGGTTTTCGCCGCCCAGGCCCGGCAATGGTGGTGGCTCGTGCCGCTCGCCGCTATCGCCGTCGTGTGGAACCCCGCGTGGGTGCTCGAACTTCACGGACAGGGCTGGGTCGCCGGCCAGTTCATCGCCGCAATCGTGATGATCGCATCCGGTGTGCTCATCAAGGTAAGGCCCAGCGCAAGCTGATTTCTCCACACTTCACGCCAGTAGTGCGCTTGGAGCTCACAGTGGAGTAAACTTTTGACGCGCTGACGATTCCGAATCACCGTCTCGACCGTGTCCGCACGTTGCTTGAGTCTGGAATCGCCGCCCACCCGCGTTGCTGATCCTGCTGTGTAGCTGCGTGACGGGTGCACCACGAGGGTGCGGTGCTGTTGGATGGCTGCAGAAATTGCACTCCGACATGAACACCTCGGCATTCGCTGATTCAGGAGGATCATGGCCCGCTCCGGTCGCTCGGAAGGCAACACCATCAACGGTAAGTCGCGTGGGGGCGGCAAGGCGCCAGCGCGTCGCAACTCGCACCGCCGTGTGAGGCCCGGAGATGATGCCGGAATCATTCCCGTGCTCGCGCGGGCGGTTCGAGAGATCGAGGGTGCCGCGGAACGCGGAAAGCTCTCGCCGAGCAATCGAACCAAGTTTCAGGTGATCGCCCTTCTCATGCGCGAGGAACGCGCTCGGGCTAAGAGCGAGACCGATATCTCTGACTCAGACCGGGCAGAGGTGCTCAAACGGCTCGATGGTGTTGCCACGATCCTCGCCAAGGTGGCCGCACGGGATACGTCGGTGATCACGCTGCTCGCCGAAGACGCGCCCGTTTCGGATGTTGCCCGCAAGCTGCGCAGGGACATGCTGATGGCGTCGGGAATGGAGCTGAGCCCCGATGAGCTCATCATCGCCGTCGAGCCGGCGGCACAGACTCCCGATGTCGAAAAGCAGGTAGTTCCGCAGTCCGTAATCTCCCGCCAGTTGAGCAACCCGTTCCTTGCCCCCGACTTCAGCGCGGTTCCCAAAAAGCCAGCAACGACGAGCCACCGACTCTCCAACTGGGAGCTCCTTGAGCCCCTCTACCGGGCGTTCGAATATGGCTCCGGCGGCAATGTTGCGAGCATGGATCTCCCCGAGCCGACCCCGGCAGACCGTCGCGTGCCCCCAGGGCTCGAACTCTTTCACCACCAGGCCGAATTCGTGGCGAGTGCCCGTGAGGGGCACCGCACCTATTTGCTCGCCGATGAGCCCGGCCTTGGCAAGACTGCGCAGGCGCTGCTGGCGGCATCCGCCACCAATTCGTACCCTCTGCTCGTTGTCGTACCCAACGTCGTCAAGATGAACTGGGCACGCGAGGTTGAGCGGTGGACGCCGCACCGCACCGCCACCGTCATCCACGGCTCGGGAGAGGACCTCGACGCCTACGCCGACGTCGTCATCGTCAACTACGACGTTCTTGATCGCCACGTCGGATGGCTGCGAACCCTCGGGTTTAAGGGCATGGTTGTCGACGAGGCCCACTTCATCAAGAACCGAGAATCGCAGCGCTCGCGCCACGTTCTTTCGCTCGCGGAGAGCATCCGTCTGCTGCGCCCGCGTGCGCTCATGATTGCGCTCACGGGAACACCCCTGATCAACACGATCGACGACTTCCGCGCGATCTGGCAGTTTCTCGGCTGGATCGATGGCGACAAGCCGACGGCGGAACTCATGGCAAAGCTCGAGGAGACGGGGCTCACCCCCGCCGACTTCGGCTTCTTTGCCGAAGCTCGCCAGGCAGTGATCGACATGGGAATCGTGCGTCGCAAGAAGATCGATGTGGCCTCGAACCTGCCGGCGAAGCGCATCGCCGACCTGCCCGTCGAGCTTGATGACGACCTCGGCCGCAGCATCCGCGACGCTGAGCGGGAGCTCGGCAATCGACTCAAGACGAGGTACCTCGGTTTGCTCGCGTCGCGTGCTGGCGCAGAATACGACGGCCCGCAAGAAGAGCTCATGCGCATGGTCGCACGGGCGGAACTCGAGGACTCGAAGTCTGCCAAGACCGGCGAGAACGTGTTCACGATGGTGCGTCGAATCGGTCAGGCCAAGGCCGTGCTGGCCGCCGACTACACCGCGCAGCTCGCTCGGTCGGTGGGCAAGGTCGTCTTCTTCGCCAAGCACATCGATGTCATGGATGTTGCGGAGGAGACCTTCGCCCGCAAGGGGATTAAGACGGTCTCCATTCGTGGCGATCAGACGGCAACGTTCCGGCAAGCCCAGGTCGACGCATTCAACAACGATTCCGAGGTCTCCGTTGTCGTCGCTTCGCTTACCGCGGCTGGTGTTGGTCTCAACCTGCAGGCCGCGTCCAACGTGGTTCTCGCGGAGCTCAGCTGGACATCGGCGGAGCAGACCCAGGCGATCGACCGCGTACATCGCATTGGTCAGGCGGAACCGGTGACGGCTTGGCGCGTTATCGCCGCGCAGACCATCGACACGAAAATCGCCGAGCTCATCGATAGCAAGGCTGGCCTCGCGGCGCGTGCTCTCGATGGCAACGACGAGGCGGTGGCGGATGCCGGCGAGATCCAGCTCGAAGCGCTGATCGCTCTGCTCAGGGACGCGCTCTCGCGCTAAGGCTCGAAGGCCGACTCGTTATGGCTTGGCCCAGTGGGCTGTGGGGGAGCGGCGGTATACATCGCCGCATCCCCGGTTCGCTGGGAGATGACTGTGCGCCCGCATGAGAAAAGCTTGTGAAACCGCTCTCTCGCCTGTCCTCATTTAGGAGGACTCCCCTTTGGGGGAGCCCCGAAATGGGGGCATACGCGCTCTGCGTGGCGGTCTAGTCTGGCTCCATCGCAACACGGGGCAATCCCGAGTAGCGGGGGCCGGTGTCGGTCGATGTGCGGAATACGGGGGTATAACCGCACATCAAAGGCGCCACTATGGCCCCCTACTTGGCCCCCGTGTGGTGTGCAGAGGGACAGAGGCCCGAAATCAAAGGATCGTAGATCCTACGGATTCTGCACGGGGATGCTTGCCGTCTCGTCGTAGCGGGGGTCGTGGCGCGGGATGAACGTGGCCACGACGCCGCCGACGATGGCCACTCCAGCGCTGATCACGAAGACGAGCTGGAACGCTCCCAGGGTGGGCACGGTTGTGCCGTCGACCACCACGAACGACGAGGCGAGAACTACGCCGACGATCGCCGATGCTGCCGATGACCCGAGCGTGCGCATCACCGAGTTCAGGCCGTTGGCCGCCGCGGTCTCTGTGGGAGGAACGGCCTTCATGATGAGCGTTGGCATCGCGGCATAGGCGAAGCCTGTTCCGAGCCCGGAGATCGTGGATATCGCGATGACCTGCCACACCTCGGTGAGCATGAGGGAGCCGGCCACAAAGGTGACGGCGATGATCGAAATACCGAGCACGAGGCTGGTCTTGGGCCCCTTGGCCTCGGAGAGCCGTGCAGCGGGGCGTGAGACGAAGAACATGACGAGCCCGCTCGGCATGAGACAGAGGCTAGCGATGAGCAAAGACTGCCCCATGCCTACGCCCGAACCGGTGGGCGCCTCGAGCAGCACCGGTAGCGCCGCCGCGGTGGTAAAGAACGCGAAGCCGACGGCTACGGAGGCGATGTTGGTCAGCAAGACGGCGGGGCGACTCGCTACGCGCAGGTCAACGAGCGGGTCGGTGACCCGGAGCTCCCACAGCGTCCACAGAGCAAAGACGACCAGCGAACCGACGGCGAGCCCCAGGGTCGTCAGGCTGGTCCATCCCCACTCGCTTCCCTTGGAGACGGCAAGGAGAAGCGAGACGAGGCCGACAGCGAATCCCAGAGAACCCACGTAGTCGAAGTGGCCGCCCGTGCGCAGAGTGCTCTCGGGCACGATCGAGAGCACTGCTATCGCCGCCCCCAGGCTGAGAAGCGCTGCGAGCCAGAAGAGGTAGTGGTAATCGAAGTTCTCGGCGACGATCGCCGAGAGCGGCAGGCCCAGGGCTCCACCAATGCCGAGGGTTGCGCTCACGAGGGCTATCGCGGCCCCGAGGGAGCGGCGGTGCAACACGTCACGAAGAATGCTGATGCCGAGCGAGATTGAGCCGAGGCCGATGCCCTGGAGTGTGCGGCCGACCACCATCGGCACAAGGGTCGACGACAGGGCGCAGACGATCGAGCCGATCGTCATCATCAGCAGCAGGAGCAAGAGAATGCGGCGCTTGCCGTGCATGTCGCCGAGCCGACCGGCGATGGGGGTCGAAATTGCCGCCGAGACGAGCGTCGCCGTAAGCACCCAGGCGGCATCCGAGCTCGAGGTGTCGAGGTAGGCCGGCAGATGCGGGACGATCGGGATGACCAGCGTCTGCATGAATGCAGCGATCAGGCCGGTGGATGCGAGGGTAGCGACGATGGACCTGTCACTGGGGATTCGGGTGAGTCGGCGTCGTTGTTTGTCGCTAAGCCAGCCGCTCTGTTCGTCCGTCATCGCCACCCAGCCTAGCCCTCAATCGGCCAGGCCTTTCAGCCGCTGACTGTGGCTAGCTAGAAAGCTCGCCCGACTGCCAGATCTGCGAGTCGACGCGCCAGTCGATCCAGCCGTTGCTGCGCTGGAGGCTCACGTTGATGTCGACCACGTTGCCCGTTTCTGTCGTGCCCACGCACGTGAACTGAACGCCGATCTGAGCGGCGGGCGCGGGGCACTCCACGTCGAGCGTCGTTCCCACGATCGCGGCGTCCTGAGCAATCGATTGCTCGACCTCTGCCTTGAACACCTCGGGGATGACCGAGATGGCGATGCCGGGGACGGCGATGATCGAGAGGTTCTGCAGAACCAAGATGGCAAACCACAGAGCGACGGGGGTGAGACCCTTGCCGAACTCCCGGTTGGTGGCAACAGATCGAGCGATGAGGTAGCCGATCGGAGTTGCGAACGCCCATGCCCAGTGGGCTGGTGCCTTGTGGCCCGCCCGCAGGAGTGCGCGACGGTCAACGATGGCGAGCCCGATCGTGGCGAAGTAGGGGAGCAGCAGGATCGTGATGGGCACCGCGATTGGCAGCGCGGTTGCGCCCGAGGAGACACCGATCAACGAGATCACGAGCTGCAGGAGGGGCGCCATAGCGATGACCCACACCCAGGGCGTGTAAATGACCTGGAGGCGGTCCATCGCGCGGCGCTGGGCCGCGCGAGACATCTCGGGGCGGCCGAAGGGCTCCTGGTGAGAGTAGTACTGCGACGGTTCCTGAAAACGCGAGCGCGCCTGGTCTGCAGCGGGCTGCGCAAAACCCGCGCCGTCGGAGTAGTTGACCGACGAGCGTGCGGGACGAGGCTCTTCTGTCGGCCCTGGT is drawn from Salinibacterium hongtaonis and contains these coding sequences:
- a CDS encoding DUF6804 family protein, whose amino-acid sequence is MATPASAEFTRPALAPGILGALVLFAGLALLDSDGYLFIRFGVCILAVICAVFAAQARQWWWLVPLAAIAVVWNPAWVLELHGQGWVAGQFIAAIVMIASGVLIKVRPSAS
- a CDS encoding DEAD/DEAH box helicase, which translates into the protein MARSGRSEGNTINGKSRGGGKAPARRNSHRRVRPGDDAGIIPVLARAVREIEGAAERGKLSPSNRTKFQVIALLMREERARAKSETDISDSDRAEVLKRLDGVATILAKVAARDTSVITLLAEDAPVSDVARKLRRDMLMASGMELSPDELIIAVEPAAQTPDVEKQVVPQSVISRQLSNPFLAPDFSAVPKKPATTSHRLSNWELLEPLYRAFEYGSGGNVASMDLPEPTPADRRVPPGLELFHHQAEFVASAREGHRTYLLADEPGLGKTAQALLAASATNSYPLLVVVPNVVKMNWAREVERWTPHRTATVIHGSGEDLDAYADVVIVNYDVLDRHVGWLRTLGFKGMVVDEAHFIKNRESQRSRHVLSLAESIRLLRPRALMIALTGTPLINTIDDFRAIWQFLGWIDGDKPTAELMAKLEETGLTPADFGFFAEARQAVIDMGIVRRKKIDVASNLPAKRIADLPVELDDDLGRSIRDAERELGNRLKTRYLGLLASRAGAEYDGPQEELMRMVARAELEDSKSAKTGENVFTMVRRIGQAKAVLAADYTAQLARSVGKVVFFAKHIDVMDVAEETFARKGIKTVSIRGDQTATFRQAQVDAFNNDSEVSVVVASLTAAGVGLNLQAASNVVLAELSWTSAEQTQAIDRVHRIGQAEPVTAWRVIAAQTIDTKIAELIDSKAGLAARALDGNDEAVADAGEIQLEALIALLRDALSR
- a CDS encoding MFS transporter, whose translation is MTDEQSGWLSDKQRRRLTRIPSDRSIVATLASTGLIAAFMQTLVIPIVPHLPAYLDTSSSDAAWVLTATLVSAAISTPIAGRLGDMHGKRRILLLLLLMMTIGSIVCALSSTLVPMVVGRTLQGIGLGSISLGISILRDVLHRRSLGAAIALVSATLGIGGALGLPLSAIVAENFDYHYLFWLAALLSLGAAIAVLSIVPESTLRTGGHFDYVGSLGFAVGLVSLLLAVSKGSEWGWTSLTTLGLAVGSLVVFALWTLWELRVTDPLVDLRVASRPAVLLTNIASVAVGFAFFTTAAALPVLLEAPTGSGVGMGQSLLIASLCLMPSGLVMFFVSRPAARLSEAKGPKTSLVLGISIIAVTFVAGSLMLTEVWQVIAISTISGLGTGFAYAAMPTLIMKAVPPTETAAANGLNSVMRTLGSSAASAIVGVVLASSFVVVDGTTVPTLGAFQLVFVISAGVAIVGGVVATFIPRHDPRYDETASIPVQNP
- a CDS encoding DUF2510 domain-containing protein — protein: MLDDDVVTVPAGWYPDPMGLPQLRWWDNHSWTEFTSATRTPLIVQDEPRLAYADDSTRQTNGRSASEPPLTKAELISTLRQLEPPKPQQIERSHPAPSFAPDDSAAEDAARAAAAYAEQQAAQQAAAHASAQAAAQQRAAQQQAAQQAAAQAAQQAAAQAAAQQAAYQQQQQAAQQAAFQQGFAQQGYAQPGDPSQQGYAQPGFAPQQPRDPYDFVPGPTEEPRPARSSVNYSDGAGFAQPAADQARSRFQEPSQYYSHQEPFGRPEMSRAAQRRAMDRLQVIYTPWVWVIAMAPLLQLVISLIGVSSGATALPIAVPITILLLPYFATIGLAIVDRRALLRAGHKAPAHWAWAFATPIGYLIARSVATNREFGKGLTPVALWFAILVLQNLSIIAVPGIAISVIPEVFKAEVEQSIAQDAAIVGTTLDVECPAPAAQIGVQFTCVGTTETGNVVDINVSLQRSNGWIDWRVDSQIWQSGELSS